One segment of Leguminivora glycinivorella isolate SPB_JAAS2020 chromosome 12, LegGlyc_1.1, whole genome shotgun sequence DNA contains the following:
- the LOC125231727 gene encoding uncharacterized protein LOC125231727: MYESMIHNDTSLSDITKFHYLRSYLEGSALLVIKSIEFSASNYQIAWELVCDSSDQNDLLPLTPGHFIIGRSMTAIPEEDLTSRTRLVDRYQKIQQLRQHFWARWQLEYISELQIRTKWRQSTNGQLEIGTLVVIKDKQQPPIKWLLGRIQRVFPGRDGVTRVAEIQTATGLLRRDFTKICPLPVDTTVEDDTSRSASMSRTTPTGRPRGEVTAGSSHLRDGLAY; encoded by the exons ATGTATGAATCTATGATTCATAATGATACTAGCTTATCCGATATTACGAAGTTTCATTACCTACGATCTTACTTAGAAGGCAGTGCTTTACTAGTTATTAAATCGATCGAATTTAGTGCTTCGAATTATCAAATCGCATGGGAGCTTGTGTGTGACAG CTCGGACCAAAATGACTTATTGCCACTCACACCTGGCCACTTCATCATCGGGCGAAGTATGACGGCGATCCCAGAAGAAGACCTTACTTCACGCACCAGATTAGTGGACAGATACCAGAAGATTCAACAGCTTCGCCAGCACTTCTGGGCACGTTGGCAACTAGAATATATAAGTGAGCTTCAGATCCGAACTAAATGGAGGCAGTCGACGAACGGGCAACTAGAGATTGGGACCCTCGTCGTTATCAAAGATAAGCAACAACCTCCAATAAAATGGCTCCTAGGGAGAATACAACGAGTCTTCCCAGGGCGCGACGGCGTTACCAGAGTTGCAGAGATTCAAACTGCCACTGGACTGCTGCGCAGAGACTTTACCAAGATCTGCCCCTTACCCGTGGACACTACAGTTGAAGACGACACTTCAAGGTCCGCCAGCATGTCGCGTACCACTCCAACAGGGCGACCGCGGGGTGAGGTGACAGCGGGGAGCAGCCATCTTCGGGATGGACTTGCTTACTAG